Part of the Palaeococcus ferrophilus DSM 13482 genome, CGGAACCAGCTCACCGCTCCTCGGCATAGGAATAGGAATAGCCTTCGTCAAGCCGGAATACGCGGTTCCCGGCGTCGAAATCGAGGTCGAGATAAGGGGCAAGCCCAAGAAGGCCCTTACGGTTGCCCCGCCCTTCTACGACCCGAAGAAGTACGGTGCCTTCAGGGAGGAATGATTTTAAACCCTCCCTCCCTTCTTCTTTCCATGTCCCGAAAGCACGCCGTCCTCGCCGTTGCCCTCTGGTCAACGGTAGCATCTGCTTTCAAGCTCTCGCTTAGGTATCTCACTCCCCTCGGGCTCCTCTTCTACGCGTCCCTGACTTCGCTGCTCCTCTTTGGGATTCTTTACGCCCGCGAGTTCTCCCCCCGGAGGGAGAACCTCCGCTCGGCATACCTCGGCCTCATAAACCCCCTAACGTACTACGCCGTCCTCTTCTCGGCCTACGATAGGCTGCCCGCTCAGGAGGCTCAAGCTTTAAACTACACCTGGCCCCTAATGCTCGTCCTCCTCTCCATCCCGCTCCTCGGGAAGAGGGCGCGTCCAAAAACTATCTTTGGCCTGTTTTTAGGGTTCCTTGGAGCGATAGTCGTGGCCACGAAGGGAGACCTCACCGGGCTGGGCTTCTCCGACCCCCTCGGCGTTGTCCTCGGTCTTGGAAGTGCGGTGATATGGGCCTCCTACTGGCTCCTGAACCTAAGGGATGATAGGCCCCTCGTTGAGAAGATGTTCTGGAACTTCCTCTTTGGCTTCGCCTACCTCTCGATGGTCCTCCTCCTCTCGGGCGGCTTTGTAGTTCCCCCGTTTGAAGGCCTGGTGGGGGCCGTTTACGTCGGCCTCTTCGAGATGGGGGTTACCTTCATCCTCTGGTATAAAGCAGTTGAAAGCGATATGACCTTCGCCTCGGGCATAGCTTACCTCGTGCCCTTCATGAGCCTCCTCTTTATCTCCCTGCTTGTGGGCGAGAGGATAGCGCCGGCGACCGTTCTGGGGCTGACGATGATTGTGGGGGGAATCCTCCTCGGCAGGGGTGCTTAGACCTTCCGCGCCACGATGAGCCGCACCACACCGCGGTAGTAGCTCTCCTCGTGCTCAACATTGAAGTACTCCCTCACCAGTCTGTGGGTCTCCCTGAGGGGGTCGTCGTCGAGGAGGGGCTTTAGAATGAGCTTCATGGGCCGGAGAAAGAGCCAGTCCACAAGACTCGAATCGCTCCTCGTGTGCTCGAGGAAGACCGCCCTGCCCCCCTGTTTAAGAACCCTCCTAATCTCCTCCATCGCCTTCCTCGGCTCGGGCACGGTGCAGAAGACGAATGATGAAACGACGGTGTCGAAGTAACCATCCGGGAACTCCAGTCCCTCGGCCTCCATGACTTGAAAGTGGGCCTTTAGACCGAGCTTCTTCGCCTTCCCCTCCGCTATCTTCAGGGCCTCAGGGACGGCATCAACTGCGTGGAGCTCTACGCCCCTTGGGTAGTATTTGAGGGTCTTGCCTACTCCAACGCCTACCTCAAGAACCCTCGGCCCCTCAACGAAGGAAATGGCCCTCTCCCTCAGCGGACAGAAGAACCTGTCGAGCGGCCTCTCCAGGAGGTCGTAGTATCTGGCGAGCTTCGCGTACTTCTCCCTGAAGGACATGTAGTCTGGTGGTTACAGGATTTTAAAAGCCTTACCCAACGTTCCATGGCGAGAGCATGCCGTACCGGGCAATCGAGCACCTTATGGATATAAGCGAGTGGCTCTGGAAGAGAGGGCTTTAGGTCCGGTCCTCAAATTCAATGGGTTCACTAAAAAGATCATGCTATCCCCCTTCCTGTTTCTCACCGTGTTCTTATATGGTCTTGAACTTGTATTACTATGTAACTGTGAACTAACAAGTTTATACTCATTAGCTGTAATTAGAACTTCCTCGTACAGTAAAACTTTTAAGGATTCGGTCGTCATTACTAATGCAAATTCGGAGGTGTTACTATGAAGCGCGGGGTGATGCTCGGAGTACTCCTGGTTGGAAGCCTTCTTGTAGGCCTCGTAAACGCCGCAAGCAGTGTTTCGGCCCAAAGCTGTGTTACCACGTGGGACCACAACAGCGACGTAAGGGAGTGGAGTCAGGACGAGTGGGTGTGGGCCGGAATCCACGGACAAGTGCTCGTATGCGACGGAAAATTCCAGAGAATCCTCACCGACACGGTTTATGGAACAACCACAGCGAAGGGAATGAAGGACTGGTACGGACAAATTAGGATAACTTCAAAAATCGCATACGCCAGAGTGGGCTACACTCGATACAATGGAGAAACTGGAACTGCACTCGCGGATATTCCAAATTATTTCAGATGATTCGGGGGGGAATCCATGCGAAAACTCTTCGCTTTAATTTTTATAGTCTTGTTGTCATTGTGGCACCTCCCCTTAGTAAACTCCTTCCCGTATTGGTTTCATGAGGGAGCTTATGTTAAATATGCCCTTCTCTCACCGCAGGGAGAGGATAACGAGAAGACCAATATTTTTGAGGTTTATCCGCCTTTGATGCCCCCAGATGCTAGGGAGAAGGTGTTGGCAATTGAAGAAGTCAGCGAAGATGAACCGGTGTCTATTTTTGTTAGAGGGCACGTGTTCCTGACGTTTAGGGTCGTGTCCATAAAGAATGACTCTGCCAAAATTAACATCACGCTGGAGCTTAACGATGCATGGGCGTATAACAGACACAGAATAGGCGTGCTAAAGCTCAGTAGGGTTCTGTTGCTTAACCGGAGCGACATGATGTATTATGGTGAAAACGGAGCCGCACTTGGAAGACCCATCTTCTTTATGAATCCTTTAAGTCCGCCCCATCGGGATGAACTTTGGATGAACGTCTCGCCGCTGGTTAAGTTTGGGATATCCACAAAAAACCTTGTGGTAAAAAACGTATCTTATTCCTGGATGGTGGATAAAACGCTTCACACGTACTACCGCGATTTTGTTTCGCCGTACATTTATATTGAGAGCAACAGAGCACCCTTTTTCTGGAAACTTCCCGACGGATACATCTCTGGAAGCCTCCATATTGGTGCTGTTTACGACTTTGATACCGGGATAATGCTAACCTCTGTGTTTACCAAAGCCTCCCCTGAACTCCTCTCATTGGGTATTGTGCTTGGGAGCGACTATGATTACCGGGCAGGCGAAAAACTATCAAAACTTATTGATGAGGAGAAAACCGACAGGGAATGGTGGCAACCGGGATTTAATCTCTACGACACAAACATTAAGTTCCCGGAGACTTCGTCAACAGCAACTCCAAACACGGGAATGAAGTACTTCTTCGCGGTTTCCCTCGTCTGCTTGCTCCTCACCATCATTCTCACCTGGAGGTGGAGAAGAGGATGAGAAAAACCGCCATCATAGTCCTCGCGGTAATAACGCTCCCAATAATAATACCTCCCGCCTACTCCCACCCATACTGGTTCAAAGAAGGAGCCTACATCAAATACGCAATGAAAATGCCCGACAATCCTGAGAAAAACGAGGTAAACATCTTCATGATCTGGCCAAGACTCCTTCCAAAGGGCGCTTACGAGCAGATTAAAGATGTTTATGAGGGAAATGGGAGCCTCTTCAAAATTGACAACCGCAGCATGATATCGCTCTTCGTTACGGGAGATTCGTATTTGAGTTTTGAGGTTTTCAACGTTACCAACAAGAGTGCTCTTGTGAGGGTTACTCTGGAGTTGAACAACGTGAGTGTGAGACCGGGGGCAACACTCCCCTGCCTGGTTCTTTCGAAGGTTCTCCGCTTAAATCTGACCGACATGATATATTACGAGGAGGATGGCACACCAATCGGGCCCCCAACTTTCTTCATAAACCCCGCCGACCCGCCGAAAAAAGGGGATTATCTTCTCACACCAACTTTTCTGAAGAAATACGACCTCAAAGGGGACGATATTGTTATAACGAACGCCTCCTTCACGTGGATGGAGGGCAAAATCCTCCACGCGCACTACGGGGATTTTATCCCCCCCTATTTGTTTGTCGAGAGCAAGGGTGCGTATGTTATTGACGATCTAACGAGAGGTGGGGGTCATACTATAATAACAGAGCTGGTTTACGAACCGGATACTGGTGTTCTAATAACAACAATTTTTGCGGATATGACGTCAGAACTGACAAGTTTGGGGGTTATAGGAGCGATTGCCCTTGATAGAGCTAACTCACGGAAACTGTACGAGCTTATTGATAAAGGTAAGGACGACAAGGAGTGGTACGGACAGGGGTTCAACCTCTATGATACTAACGTTAAGTTCCCGGATTACGGAACCAAACACTCCCCCTCAACTCCCCTGAAGTACTTCTTTGCCCTGGCACTGCTCATCCTCATTATAGCCTTTGTCTGGAATGAAAGGAGGTGGAGGCGGTGAGATGGAACGCGCTCTTACTGGCGGTTTTGGTAGCGGGTCTGCTAATCCCTCCCGTTTACTCTACCGGGGAAAACGGTGAGATGGGCTACCTCTTCGTTGAGGCGCCGGATGGACTGATAGCTGAGATACCGGGGATGGGTTTCTACCCCACCCCGGTGGGCCTGGCGCTTCCCCCCGGGAACTACACCGTCAGGATAACCGGAAACGTCACGGTGGTTGCTCAGGTTTCCGTGGTGGCCGGAACTTCTACAATCGTTCGCGTAGATCCCGACACGATCGGAGACGCCGTCTCGGGCGAGGGGATAGTCTCCATAAGGGCCACCTTCAACGAGAGCGCCAACTACAGCCAGGAAAAGCTGCATCCTCCCTTTGACCCCTTCGCATTTCCCGGTGAATGTGGGGGCAACTCTGGGTATATCAACATCTCAAAACCCTACCCCATGGGACTCATTGTAAGGGGAAAAGGAGAGGTGTACATAACCCTCAATGGAACTTTCATGCACATGGGAGACGATGGCGATGGAAACCCCTGTATGTTTTACGTGGAGGTATTTCCCGGTGGGGACAGTAGAATGGAGAGCATCAGGAACGTCACCTACGTCGTCCCGTTGGCGCGGCTGGAGATAGACTCAACCCCGGAAAACCTGACGATGTACCTCAACGGGGGCCACAACCGCTACATCTTCTACACCCCCATGGGCTTTTACGTCCCCGCGATTCCCCACGACGTCTACAACGCAACCGCCGTTGGTTTCTACGGAACGATACGGATTCCGGTCATCCATAAGCTCGACACCCACACCGTGGGGATAGCCGACTACCACCATCTCGTTGA contains:
- a CDS encoding DMT family transporter, with the protein product MSRKHAVLAVALWSTVASAFKLSLRYLTPLGLLFYASLTSLLLFGILYAREFSPRRENLRSAYLGLINPLTYYAVLFSAYDRLPAQEAQALNYTWPLMLVLLSIPLLGKRARPKTIFGLFLGFLGAIVVATKGDLTGLGFSDPLGVVLGLGSAVIWASYWLLNLRDDRPLVEKMFWNFLFGFAYLSMVLLLSGGFVVPPFEGLVGAVYVGLFEMGVTFILWYKAVESDMTFASGIAYLVPFMSLLFISLLVGERIAPATVLGLTMIVGGILLGRGA
- a CDS encoding class I SAM-dependent methyltransferase, whose product is MSFREKYAKLARYYDLLERPLDRFFCPLRERAISFVEGPRVLEVGVGVGKTLKYYPRGVELHAVDAVPEALKIAEGKAKKLGLKAHFQVMEAEGLEFPDGYFDTVVSSFVFCTVPEPRKAMEEIRRVLKQGGRAVFLEHTRSDSSLVDWLFLRPMKLILKPLLDDDPLRETHRLVREYFNVEHEESYYRGVVRLIVARKV
- a CDS encoding S-layer protein; this translates as MRWNALLLAVLVAGLLIPPVYSTGENGEMGYLFVEAPDGLIAEIPGMGFYPTPVGLALPPGNYTVRITGNVTVVAQVSVVAGTSTIVRVDPDTIGDAVSGEGIVSIRATFNESANYSQEKLHPPFDPFAFPGECGGNSGYINISKPYPMGLIVRGKGEVYITLNGTFMHMGDDGDGNPCMFYVEVFPGGDSRMESIRNVTYVVPLARLEIDSTPENLTMYLNGGHNRYIFYTPMGFYVPAIPHDVYNATAVGFYGTIRIPVIHKLDTHTVGIADYHHLVESVVKVVPNETYHIHVNMEKVKSGLMVERKIVKTVPLEIESEPSNASVIVTDGVLRVFTTTPATLFLPPGNYTVIASRGNLSARESIVLREGSSVLLKLIPANATLSLSVHPENATVLLNGEEVKIGTLTISPGRYNLTVRAAGYITKSLDIILAPNESKRVEVSMERKPAVENSEIIISPPSSGENDITQEENTQDKQNNVPGNTQIFPTLPDSSAPHPPRKDNSSLWVKLSALMAVIVVVYLILKKM